A window of Heterodontus francisci isolate sHetFra1 chromosome 2, sHetFra1.hap1, whole genome shotgun sequence genomic DNA:
GCCAAAGGAACAGACATCTGTTCAGGTGTGCTGACGTTGCTGCGTGGACTGCATGCAGTAATCCAGTCGCTCCACAGAGTTGTACAAATGTGTGGTGCTGCACATGCTCAAGGGTGCATGCTGTAACGCGGCTATTAGTCGAGTGCTTTCAAAAAGCCTTAGATGAGTTGACAGTTGAGACCTATGCGACGAGTAGACAGATTTTGGGTTGGAAAATAATCcattccatagacactgactccaaccttctccctggaaactgtccgagactgaaccagactgattgcaaccttggtgtcatatttgaccctgagaggaGCTTCCGAGTACAAGCCCTCACCATCCCTAAGTCTGCCTATTTCCATCTTTGCaacatcgcccaactctgcccctgtTCAGCTCCTCCATGCCTtagttgcctctagacttgactattctaatgatcTGTTGGCCAGCCTCacatcttccacccttcataaacttgaggtcatgtaTGAGACAGTAATATTtttaacaaagtaattcatgacaacgctacttcatcggacacgtcatcaggatgcgctgcggtgcgcacatgcgcagacggtctcatgccccctgcgcatgcgctgcggtccggcttaccaggaccgctttgcgcatgcgcagatgacgcgtacgcgcatgcgcacacagtctcttcatctctgcgcgtgcgctgcggtccgacctgccggtaaggttgcgcgcatgcgcagatgacgtcatcgcgttatttcgtcttcctcgccaacgcgccagtttggcctctgcgcatgcgtcaaagcttcggcgcgactttttgaaagtggaaggaggggaggtttcgtcgggcatcttatctgaattatttattcgttttggagacttgcttcatttttatttgacacaggagattgttccaaggtaagttgctctgcctttgaagttgctctgaaaacatttccattgtctgggccatcgcatgttctccagtccctgttgtgagttgctctgaaaacatttccattgtctgggccaccgcatgttctccagtccctgttgtgagttgctctgaaaacatttccattgtctgggccaccgcatggagcaggatgaaggcacagtgactgtgatttctggcgccaaacagtacacactgcagatacatgatggccaggctacctgcatctgcatcttctccattcagactttgttgccctgcaaacatgctgttgttgtgcagaggcagctgggtctgcctttggacagggtcgcccccaattgtcgctggcgtgcatctcagacaccaacgacgacaggcatggctgctgccattgtgattacagaggaacagccaaggcccctcagccacaatgagaaataccgcttgctttcagatcaaatgtaccagctacaacaggccgttctgcagagtgcaacggcagcattcatgaggagactggactggctgcggcaacagactctctgctggcagcaaggactggctgatgagatggagccatttactatgcccaacaattgcccggaagcaccttcggatggaggtggccgcgcgctggacatcagtcacgtgtcacaaaccctggatcctgagcgtctcactccctggcctaatgatctgatggaccatacatatgcctgcctgttcaaatctccacttcccctacctgtggtaccctctccttgctgctcagttacacagtcacctgctcctacacccatcagggcagtgcacatggacacacagttacctgctcctacacccatcagggcagtgctcatgggcacacagttacctgctcctacacccatcagggcagtgctcatggacacacagccacctgtttccccatccgatgttgaaacaaccatgcagagccttgtgagactccgcaattgccagttgctgtctgtcaagcagagagggcgtccaaaggggtcaagcacttggggaacattcagcaagaagagactgagcactaaaagaaacaagcatgccgtgtccagtggtagtagaaatgtgaatgctcttgctgtgaacacaactggtgatagtagtaggcaggattaaatgggaatggatgggaagacgcacgagtaacataaccactagcagggaactgctgggctaaatggccagctttatgttcatagcccaaatgaaatgtgcttcttttccagcaccctcacatcattcatgttttccctgagagcagcattgaaccatcacgagataggggcagtaacatcatcctgcctcctacagctgaggtgggtactaagtgattcattggcggtgttatcagtacatgcctttaccgcagaacacaaagcattctcaacagtaatttcattggagggagggaagctctgacactgatgttctttccttattttctttcatgtaaaacgtgcccttgagaaaacaatcctcgacacttaaggacggcattcaaggaaaggaggcagtgcgggagaggacgcaaggatgtgctgattcctgcacctgaggtgggtaataagtgcttcattggcaacgttatcaattggtgccttcactgcagaacttaaaaaggtgtgcacaacagtaatttcagtggatggagggaggtaagctctgactctgatttgctttatttcttttcatgtaaaacatgccgtcgagaaaacaatccttgagacttaaggtcagcattcaagcaacgaaggcaactggatcatgctgcggagctcatcacgatgtggaaaggaacattgcatttatggatgaattgggaatgcacattgggatgcgcttggggaacattcaccaagaatagactgagctcagactcttgtgactttgccttcttcacatggacaatacagtagtggaatagagagccatgcgtttattcaccacaaggctctccaggaacaatctctttagctgtgcatagcagagacccggcctgtctgtctcacgggaatgctggacacaacactcatgtatccatgcacagcagttcctcggatacttaatgaacttaataaaacttttcaataattaaacccagaattgttgaggttttgttttgcatgctatttccccgactttgcaactgcacttcagatattcaactatggtgggggggtagagggaggggtgggtgaagagggggaggggtggggagtgcggggaggggtggggagagggagcatgcaaaatgcagggaccaaacagttgcaatgcctgaagtattgtggagaagtagagaaagcaactgggtaggggagaaagcaactggattgggcatccgcagctggagggaacggctgaatggagagggccggaagcgagaggccgttgagagccgcggggagcgagcgtgcgaagaccttggtgtcaccgggtccagggactggccagtaagtcttttgctgttgtgtttatggcgcatgcacagaaaaaggcactcctcttccgttccgcttctcccccctccactctctcccctttctccctctccccccagctctctccctccccccttccttgcccctccctctccctctttctccccccctccctctttctcccccccctccctctttctctccccctccccctctccctttctctccctctttctccccctccctctttccccctctccctctttctccccctctttctcccccctccctctttctccccccctcccccccctcgccccccggcactgctaccgctggtctccccgtgctgctgtccccggcccccgcgctgctctccccgggccccgtgctgctgtccccggcccccgcgctgatctccccggcccccgcgctgatctccccggcccccgcgctgctctccccggcccccgcgctgctctccccggcccccgcgctgatctccccggcctccgcgctgatctccccggcacgctccactctctcactccggccattgtatactgccacgtgtttgtcaggtttcatctctgtgattctttgaacagcgccatctttagtcctggcagctgctacagtcgcaagctgtgacgttttcgtggcacatgctgtatttgcgcatctgCCAAAAccacgccacctaccgatcgcgttgtcaacaattgcggtctatttTTAATTTGTGGTTGAGACTTGTGAGACTATCCAACCCAGTAGCATTTATAGTTTAAATGAAATAAAGGAAGCTGTGCTGTATACaggtgtacagaaaactgacctAATCTAACCAGCATACATTGTGAAGGCCAAAAGGGCTTtgagctaaagtaacctgttaacagctgcaagctgtcttcattaaaaataaacaaagtcactGGTGAAAAAACACTTTAAGGCTATGGAATGTTTAACAAAAAGCAGAAAAGTCATAAAAATTGCGTTGAAACCTATAAACAGACATACTTCAAAGCAATGGTTTGCTTTGATGCTGAATTAGAACTTTGGAAAAAAATTCATGTGCGGAAAAACATGGAGCTATGGTATCTGAAaacatgaagataatagatcatgtTTTAAAGGTTGCTAATTTAACTGCCCTATGTGGTCCATAGTGTTTTGAAAAGCtgcaagagagtgacagagacttaaGCTGATTGATAATGTCAgagtttgccttcttttgaaatgcagagaagctagaaattctctaagcaacagcaTGTAGGAAATCAATAATTTAAAGGACTCTGATTTTGTTTAATTGCCCTGTGGttttaaaatgtgtgtgtgtgaccagGAAAGGATAAAGATCTTGAAGGCATCTGCAACATCCACCAGAGATGAAGAAATTACTGAAAGAAATATAAACATATGCTCATCATCAAGacagtttgaacaaagaattagatgcctCATTGGACTTAAGGTGTAGCTTAAGgtgtattttgataggacagtatgaAGTGGTCAATGAAACATCCTGCCCACCTTGGGAAAAAAAGGTATAAAAATCATTGCAAAGAGTGATTCGGTGCTTAAGTCAGGTAGCTTGGTCAACTACTGCAGAGAACGATTGGCAGGGAAGTGACTGCTCGCTGGGTGATCATGTATGTATAATTCTTTGTAATGTATTTGTGGGTAATGGGTGTATTGTTAGTGGGTGTTTTGTATTGTTAGCTAGTATTCCTACTGAACCTAGTAAAGCTGTTAGTATTTAATTTGAGCTTTGAATGTTGTCTCCTTATATCTCCTAATTCTCATGTTCGAACCATGGAGTGACCAGTCAAGGGGAAAATGTTACATCATCCAAAACAGttgccatatcctaactcacaccaagtcctgttcaccatcacccctgtgcttgctgatgtaCATTAtccaacaacacctcaattttaaaattcttttccttgttttcaaatccttccatggtctcgtCTCTCCCTataactgtaacctcctccattcctacAGTTGCCTAAGCCttcagctcttgaattccctccttaatcttctccacctctctacttctctctcttcctttaatgatgctccttaaaacctaccgctttggacaagcatttggtcatctgtcctactctttatatggctcggtgtccagttttgtttgataacactcctgtgaaacaccttggacattttgctatgttaaaggcactatataaatgcagattggtgTTGTTGGTTGTATTCTCGAAGATGCATTTAACGGTAGTGATGCTGTGTGGGGAGCAGTCACTAGCAGAGTCCTGCAGTGAGCAGTGTTCGGGCTGTTGCACTTCACTAATTTTATCATTGACATGAATGAATGCATTGCAGGAATTGTCCACAAGTTCTCGGATGATAAAATAAATGAAAAGAAAAGATAAAAGTTGTAAGGACCTTTAAACCAGAAAAATAGTTTGCTGGTAAATTTAGATGTAATATGTCTATATCTAGCAGATGtcttttaaaatagaaaaatgtaGTGTTATAACACTAGGGTAGGAGATAGGCAAGAATCCGTACATTGTTATGGgcaggtgggtgatggcatggcttgttttacactgttcacttcccaactgaccatAGCAAGTGTTTCTGTTACtagtgttttaaccccttgtgttttatttgccaaataaacagacagatgacaggttttctcgtagataAAAAAAAATAACCATTTTAAACAAATCCCAAAATGATCGCAGCACCACTCATGCACGCATTCACTcttacatgcactctcaagagaaaatAGATAGAAAAGTATGGGTTAAAGGCGTTCAGAGTTCAgattgtaaaagtctgttgtttcaggaataatcctgtgggatccccttgggaggtgaattttaaagttgcaggtctgtttgctggttgtcttgtaaTTGTTACGTTTTGCGGTTTGGcagttcactttgggttgaagacgGTGCTCATGTCTTCGGGCAATTCTCACCGGTAGGAAAGTCATTCTTACAAAAGCACtttcttgtctctgctgtagctggcttccaacttgtctcagcagggttcaactgtattgGCTGGAACCGATCTCTCTCTGTTAATTCTtgttggaattcaagatggctttatgTGGCTGAAGGCAGACCAGACTGATGTtgttgtctctagtcctgtcctgaaaacactccccctttgttcttcaaaataattaccttttaaggtgaattttacaagggttggTTTCACCCATGTGAtttcaggtttcagtcctagctgggctgtaAAATGGCCTTGATGATGCCCCATTCTGAGGAGATCagggtggttcacactccattgtaatggaggttatttgGAGACAAGAACTCTGAGAAAAGTCTTGTATCATGGTTTTTGAGTATAGCTCtcatccaggtgtgattatctgtcgcATTTCCATGCAGACGAGGCTTAATTGGTTTTTCAGTCTTGGTAGACACGGATGTGGActtgagtgcaagagatgctgagggtcagGTGTCTTGTTCTCCATTTTGTTGATGGTACATGTACCAGTCTCTTTAAAAATTGTTCCAATTttatataactcttcagtttggttctgtattttcattgctgcacttctttTGAGCGTAACAACATACATGTATACCAAGGTCGGccaacatacggcccgcaggcCAAATTCAGGCCCGCCAAAGGCTTTGATCCGGCCCACCAATCATGGTGGGCACTTCATTACGGCCGGCCAATCATGGTGCTATCAATCGGGGCACTGGTCAATAAAAAGCATTGGGGCGCAGCGGGGTAGGTGAGCTTGTTGAGTTGGCGGACAGAGGAGGTGAGTTCACAGAGACTGCAGGGGAGCGGTGAACTCGGAGAGACTGTGTTGCGGGGGAGGTGAACTCGGAGAGACTGTGTGGAGGGGCAGGTGAGCACATTGAGACtgtgtggagggggaggtgagcacaCACAGACTGTGTGGAGAATTGGGGGAGGTCGCAGAGACCGTGTGGAGGGTGAGGGGAGGTCGCAGATTgtgtggaggggggaggtgagTTTGCAGAGACTGTGTGGATAGGAAGGTGAGTTTGCAGAGACTGTGTGGAGGGGGGAGATGAGTTTGCAGAGACTGTGTGGATAGGAAGGTGAGTTTGCAGAGACTGTGTGGAGGGGGGAGATGAGTTTGCAGAGACTGTGTGGATAGGAAGGTGAGTTTGCAGAGACTATGTGGATAGAAAGGTGAGTTTGCAGAGACTGTGTGGAGGGGGAGATGAGTTTGCAGAGACTGTGTGGATAGAAAGGTGAGTTTGCAGAGACTGTGTGGAGGGGGAGATGAGTTTGCAGAGACTGTGTGGAGGGGGAGATGAGTTTGCAGAGACTGTGTGGATACAAAGGTGAGTTTGCAGAGACTGTGTGGATAGAAAGGTGAGTTTGCAGAGACTGTGTGGAGGGGGGAGATGAGTTTGCAGAGACTGTGTGGAGGGGGAGATGAGTTTGCAGAGACTGTGTGGATAGAAAGGTGAGTTTGCAGAGACTGTGTGGAGGGGGGAGATGAGTTTGCAGAGACTGTGTGGAGGGGGGAGATGAGTTTGCAGAGACTATGTGGATAGGAAGGTGAGTTTGCAGAGACTGTGTGGATAGGGGGGTGATGTCCGATTCAGAGTGCTGGGCAAGCACAGAGCGGCAGTGTGTTTCCGCTCCTTGTGTATGATGGGTGAAGGGAGGAATTGTTGGAAGATGTTAGTAATTTTTTGAAATGCTGTATGTCCTATTTCTTTAACCCAGATTGGCCAAGATTTTAGTTGTGTGCTAGGAGCTGTCAACCAGGGAAAGCACAAGACTCGCTGGTAGTTTTGTAACCATTTGGAAGTTAGTTTGTTCATAATTAAGAGTCGCTTCCCTCTCATAGATGACGGCTCATGAATACAACAAGAAAAGGAAAATTGATCCTGAAGTCGAGCATTCAAATGCTCTTGGGATGATGATTTTTAGTTATTGAGCACAACGGGGGCAAATTTGTGTCTGATATGTTAAGAGAAGATAGCTATTTTGAAGGAATACAATATCAAGCAACATTATTCTACGAAACACGCTGGCAAATTTGACAGCCTCATGGGTCAGGTGAGAATCAATTGAGTGAACTCGCTGAAACAAAACATGATCGGTCAACAATCTTTCTTCAAAGCTGCAAACCAGAGTTCGGAGGCAGCAGCCAAGGTCAGTTTTTTGATAGCCGCAACAATATCTAAGAGAGGGAAACCTTTGTTTGATGGGGAATTTGTGAAAGACTGCTTGAGCATATTTACATCTGTGGCATGTCCTGACCAAAAGCTGGTGGTAGAGAAAACCAGCCTTTCACATCAGACCATTGCTAGAAGAGTAGACGACCTAGCATTCGACATTCAAAATTCTGTGGTCAAAAGACGCAATGCCTGTCAGTTTTACAGTCTGGTGCTCAATGAAAGCACCGATGTGAGTGACACAGCTCAACTGGCAGTCTTTGTATGAGGAGTCACTGAAACCTTTGAAGTCGTTGAGGATCTGCTCGACCTACGTCCAATGAAAAGCACAATAATGGGTCAAAACATTTTCAATGAAGTAAAATGTGTCTAGGTGAAATTTGATCTTTTAGAGGACAGACTTTGCGGTCTAACTGATGGAGCCCCTGCGATGATAGTCAAGCACAATGGATTCATCAGTCTAATGCTCAAATCAATGCCTCGTGAAGGCATCAAACATCACTGCATCATTCACCAAGAACTGTTGTGTGTAAAGACCCTGGAGATGAAACATGTGATGGAAAAGGTTGTTTCTGCAGTCAATTTCATAAGGTCCAAGGGGCTCAATCTCAGACACATCCAAGCCTTTCTTACAGAGGTAGGATCAGACCATGATGATGTAATTTACTTCAGCCATGTTCGGTAGCTCAGCGGGTTGGCCACACTAGCCAGATTCTGGTCAATGCATGAAGAAGTAAGAACCTTCATGACAAGCAAAGGCAAACTTCAGGGACGACAATGAGTGGTTGAATGACTTGGCATTCCTGGTTGACATCACCAAGTTTCTTGCAGACATGAATGTGAAACTGCAAGGAAAGGATCAATTTGTCCACAAACTGTATGAGCATGTCCAAGCGTTCATTCAGAAATTAGAATTGATTCAGAAACAGTTGATTCTGAAAAAAGCTATTCACTTCACAACACTATGCACAAGGCATGCTGAGACAGTGAACCATGAAAAGTATTCTGCACTGATCGGCAGCTTGAGAGATGAAGTAAAACAAAGGTTTGCAGATTTCAGGGAACACTGTGGTGAACTTAAGTTGTTCGCAGATCTATTTGGAACTGATGCCACTGATGTTCCTGACATGTTCCAACTGGAACTAAGTGAGCTCCAAAATGACAGTGACATGAAGAAAGCTTTCACAGAACATGACCTTCTGACATTTCATAATGGATATGTTCCAGCAGTGTCTTATCCAATTCTATCCAAACATGCACTTCGATTCATTGCACTGCTTAGTGGCACATATTGCTGCACAGCTTTCAAGAATGAAAAGCACCAAAACAAGATCAaagtcactcctgacagatggacatctatctgaaatactctgcatcgctacatcaagtgtacaGGCTGACATTGACTgcctgtgcaagcaaaaacaatgccaggaatcttactaaatcagtgttcaacatcacGATGTGAAAGTAaactaataaattagtcttctcatttaaagcttctttacaaaaaTTTTAATTTGTTGTTTTGATGaccagtaagataaatttttaatgctttatctttccaaaatttgctcactggctcCTTATGTAGGGCAAAAATTGTGATGTGGCCCCTCACGCAAAAAGTTTGGATACCCCTGGTTTATACCCTAAAGGCTGGTGGGCTTAAGAACCTGGGTGTTAACAGTGTTCGAGTCACTGAAGGTCCGTGACCAGGACTGTGAGGCCATTACAAAAAGCAAAGAGTTAGGATGTATCGCTCGGATAATTAAGCACAGAACAAGAAATACTATTCGGTCTCTTCAAAGGCCTTGCTCAGCCTCATCTAGAGTTTTAGTCCCTGTAACgaaaagctttttatgttgtctgatgcaacataaatgacttGCCTGGAATTCAATTGTTGAagttctcaaacaggtttattgaacagctaaactattaaacacagtacagagctaactaattATAGGACTTGCCTCTTGATGTTACACTTACAGAGTGAGTTACAGAGTTACATGACTGCACATGATGCTCATTAGCatcctaagatcttaaaggaacatcactcttaaaggcaatcagacAACAGTTCCCTGTAAGCAAAGTACTTTTGAAGGCTTCCATTTTAAAATAAGGACTCTTATATAAAATTATGGCTGCAACATTGGGCTCCGTCATGCTGCTGATACTGGTGTCTACGTGGTGCCCCACACTGGGAAGGGCGCTAGCATGGGTGTGCTATTGCTGTGAAGGTTGCTAGCATAGGTGTGCCTTTTACTGAAAGGTCACTAGCGTGGGTATGCCATGCTAGGAAGCACACGAGCATGGGTGCGCCATGCTGGAAAGGGCGCTGGCATGGGCATGCCATGCTGGGAATGATGCGAACATGGGCATGCTATGCTGGGAAGGGCACTAGCAAAAGCGTGCCATGCTGGGAAGGGCAGAAGCATGGGCATGCAATGCTGGAAAGGGCACTAGCATGGGTGTGCCATACTGGGAGGGGCACAAGATTGGGAATGCCATGCTGGAAAGGCACTAGCATGGGCATGCCATGCTGGGAAGGGCACTAGCGTGGATGTGCCATACTGGGATGGACACTAGCATGGGTATGCCATACTGGGAAGGGCACTAACATGGGTGTGCCATGCTGAGAAGGGCACTAGCGTGGGTGTGCCATGCTGAGAAGGGCACTAGTGTAGGCCTGCCTTCCTGGGAAGGGCTCTAGCATGGCCTGCCATGCTGGGAAGGCCACTGGCATGGGCGGCCATGCTGGGAAGGGTACCAGCCTGGATATGCCATGCTGGGAAGGGCACTATCATGGGTGGCTATGCATGATCTGGAACA
This region includes:
- the LOC137380581 gene encoding general transcription factor II-I repeat domain-containing protein 2A-like, whose amino-acid sequence is MIGQQSFFKAANQSSEAAAKVSFLIAATISKRGKPLFDGEFVKDCLSIFTSVACPDQKLVVEKTSLSHQTIARRVDDLAFDIQNSVVKRRNACQFYSLVLNESTDVKFDLLEDRLCGLTDGAPAMIVKHNGFISLMLKSMPREGIKHHCIIHQELLCVKTLEMKHVMEKVVSAVNFIRSKGLNLRHIQAFLTEANFRDDNEWLNDLAFLVDITKFLADMNVKLQGKDQFVHKLYEHVQAFIQKLELIQKQLILKKAIHFTTLCTRHAETVNHEKYSALIGSLRDEVKQRFADFREHCGELKLFADLFGTDATDVPDMFQLELSELQNDSDMKKAFTEHDLLTFHNGYVPAVSYPILSKHALRFIALLSGTYCCTAFKNEKHQNKIKVTPDRWTSI